The Pleuronectes platessa chromosome 22, fPlePla1.1, whole genome shotgun sequence region AACACAGCCACCGTTTCCTATTTGACACAAGTCTTGCGAAcatctaggcgtgagatgaccagagccctgaccagaacctgcaccgccttctgagtgagaaaaatgtaaaggaacctgttgttgcagtaatgttggcagagGGAGTGTCACACCCAGATTCCTAGCATATGCTGTAAATAAAGGTTCCTATAGCAGTCTGGGCGGGAGCTAACACGGAGTGAAGAAGTTCTATGTTTGACTTAAATGGTGCAACAAGTTGAGTAAGGTCAGAGAAACAAGTCTGTGAAGACTTGAACACCGCTGCAGCTGCAGATAATAATAAGTTATTCAGGAGGGAGAAGCAGGAAGTGGATCTGTTCCTCAgacttttctctcctccctcgtctGACGTCTCAGCCTTTACAGTAAGCTTGAAGGAGGTGTGGCTGTTTAGTCTGAGGGGACAAGGAGCCGGGTCTGTTGTGGAGTTTGACCTGAGCTACAAGTTTCACCGAACACACGCAGGTGAGTGTTTGGAGAAAGAAATGACTGACCAGAGGACTCATTTTGTTGTGCCTGTTTGGGGTCGCTGAGACTAACATGTCACTTTTAAACTCAGCTCAAAATGAAGAGTCTGCTTCCATTTGTTGGACTCATCTTGGTGCTTCTCTCGAGCCAAACAGATGCCAAACAGActaaggtaaaaataaaactacataatatatatttatttaatataggCTATGAAGTCCTCCCTCATGCTGTAATGTCTACCTTTAAGTTGTATATTTTAGAGGTCTCACTTTAAAACTCTTTCTGTTATATAGAAGCAGGGGACGACAGTTTCTTCTCAAGGTACAGAGCATGATGTATGACAGTACATCATGCATATAATGGAAGGTACAAGTTACCCTATATTcatatcctcctcctcttgtcatTCTCTTGCCGTATAAACCACAGGCACAGACTGCACGCAGATCAAAGCTCTCTCTCCACATGCATCCAGTGGAGTTTATGTAATCCGCCCTCATGGAGTCAAGACCCCGTTTAAGGTATCAAGTATGACATTAAGCATTAAGCATTCTGTCATAGTGACTGTGTCCTGCGCTATGCTTTGCCTATATCTACAGTTTACAATTCtgtagatggggggggggcttttttaAGACAGTAGTAGACCCAAGaaagtttctgctgctgctctgcaaatCTTAAATAGTATGTATAACTACTTGCTCAGGTGTACTGCGAGATGCGGTCAGATGGAGGCTGGATGGTGTTTCAGAGGCGCAGCGGAGGAGAGGTTTCATTCGACAGAAAGTGGGCTGCATATAAGAATGGTTTTGGAAACCTGACACGTAAGTAAATCATAACACAGAACAGTGTTAGCTGCAGTGCCAGGCTATAACCGTGACACGCCCGACAAAACACACAGTGATTCTAAACATTCCATGACGTCCTTTGTTAGATTCCAAGGAACAGAGAGTACTGACACAATCAGGGGATCAATGGACTGTAAAATAACAACTTcacctgtttttaaatcaatgattaaaataaatgtttttattgaaaaaaacttgtatactgtatactgtgtgatttttgtataatttttctatttattttgtaaagcatTTTGTGATCTTGTTTGGATTAGTGCtatgaaataaattattattatcattataataattataaagatGTAAGAAAAGCCCCTTCTTATCTAAACACAGGCCGCACTTAACTTTAGGCCTTAATGTAAACTACATTACTCTGTTACGATACAGTATGCAACATAGAGGGAATGTGAGAAACAACttctactactacaactacttcATGCAAGCACAAACCTGATTCACTTGCAGACAAGAGAAATACACATCTTTACTGCAGCAAAGacaacttttgctgtgaaggggTAAAACACAGGGTTTGGTTGTTAAATGGTGGAAAATATGTTTCCAACATACGTGTAAATCCTTTCACCGTGCTCTGCCGATTCCCTCAGACGACCACTGGCTCGGACTGAAGCAGGTTTTCACTGTGACCAAGGACAAGTCGTGGACCATGAGGGTGGATTTATCGGACCACAAAGGGGTCGCCGCCTTTGCAGAGTATAAAAACTTCAGACTGGGAAATGGGAAGAAAGGTTTCAAACTGCATGTCGGGGAATACACAGGAGACGCAGGTACTTTTTCCAAATGTCCCCCTTATTTGCTTTGCTTATATTAAATTTATTCTGTGTTTCTATATATATGGATTTCCTTTATACTTTTCAGATCGTCATTTTGCCTCACTTGCCTGCTTGTTTCACGGagtaaaatgcaaaaataataatttcttttTGAAAGAGGAATGTCATATTTTTCATCATTCTGAAGTTAGAGCTGCTCTGTGTTAGCAGCTTCAGACTGTCTTGCTAAGGTGGgaccagtttttttttgcaatagaGCTGAGTTAAGCATTTACAAGCTAATGCAATCATTCAGTAGTTTACAGTTAATGAGAGGAATAAATTCCCGTCTAGAAATAATGAATCACTCATCTGTTTAGTATTCATGACAAATGTAAAATAAGTGGATTTTAAACTTTGCCAACTCTGTTTAAAGGTGACGCCATCCGTGGTGCCGATGGAGGCGTTGACCAGAACGGCTACGGTTTCAGCACTTTCGACCGTGACAACGATGGCTGCTCACCGTGCATCTTTGGTGACATTGCTCAAAACAAATGTACCATGTCAGAGGGCGGCGGATGGTGGTACAGCCGCTGTGGTTCTGCCAGTCTGAATGGTCACTGGCATCCTGTTGGGGATCACATTGGCTACGGCAGCGGCCTCCACTGGCGAGCCTGGAAATCTCACAGGATGTACTCAGTGAAGACCAGCAGGATGATGATCAAGTCTGTGTGAGAGGAGACCGCACATGTTCAACTTCATGCTGGATTTTGTTGCAGCCCAGCAAGATTGGTTTAAAGTTTTAGTACAAGAGTGTCTCTGccttttaatgttgtttattctTTCCAAATATCTTCAAATATTTCGACAGCTCAGaaactgttaaatgttaaaatagatATTAAGGCACAAATGATTTCATCTGATGCTAGAGCTATGAGCATCATTTATTTACAGGAATCCCTAAAATTACAGCAATTTCTTTGTAATAGAAACTGCATTCATCTGATCTTTTAATATTTTGAAAGCATGGAAAGCAGGAAAAAGAAGTGttactttgttgttgttttcagcgAACTGAGaattttgattcatttaatgcAACAAAGTCGATATGTAAGGAGCAATTCGAGGCAATAGCTGACAAGTTACAAAGTGCATTTCTGTCATTATGAATCATGTTTTTGCAAACATAGTAATTAAAGGCTTTTGGTTAACAATCACACGTTGAGCTTCGTGCCTGGCATCCATTATTTAGCGGAGACAGATGACGAACAAAGATCTAATATATATTTGACCACATGACATTTTCCAACTCTATCAATTGTCAGGGATTTTCTGAAAGCTCCTTTGAAAACTGACCAACTGAGCAGAAAGTGTGATGAAGCCTTGTATTTTACTCCTTCATCAGAGAAGTAAAAGATGCAAACATCAAGTTCTCATCCCCTTACTCTGTGTCCGAGGACAGGACAAGAAAAGATTGCCTGAAAGACGTCAAGATACGTCTTGAGGTGAAGACATCGTGTAACTCAGCATCAGCTCTACTTTAGATAATACTAGAGCAGTGCCCGTAGTGACCCTGACTGTTTGAAATGGGCTGTTCtcttggcctgtgttaatgctccagagctACATCAGAATAGTCAtgagtgagtcctcctcaaagaGCTCTACAGTATACTGTCACTCTTTCTTTTTTGCCTGAGTTGTATGCAGAgttgtttttataaacagtccatagttcagagtgaagttagaaaacagtGTTCATCCTTCCTGGTTTTTCTGCAATGGAAAATTTGGCTCAGCTAAACGCCCATGTCAACAAATTCCACTTAACCAAACGATTTAAACACCAATCAATTAAATTGTCAAACAAAGCTGATACTGACGAGGATGTTCCTTCCTGCTAACAACACAAGATGGAAACTCAGCAACCACAGTCAGCATGATGTTGCAATGCTGCCATCTCCTGGAGATATTTAACTACTGCAATGTCCAGATTGACAGAT contains the following coding sequences:
- the LOC128428692 gene encoding fibrinogen-like protein 1 isoform X2, encoding MKSLLPFVGLILVLLSSQTDAKQTKQGTTVSSQGTDCTQIKALSPHASSGVYVIRPHGVKTPFKVYCEMRSDGGWMVFQRRSGGEVSFDRKWAAYKNGFGNLTHDHWLGLKQVFTVTKDKSWTMRVDLSDHKGVAAFAEYKNFRLGNGKKGFKLHVGEYTGDAGDAIRGADGGVDQNGYGFSTFDRDNDGCSPCIFGDIAQNKCTMSEGGGWWYSRCGSASLNGHWHPVGDHIGYGSGLHWRAWKSHRMYSVKTSRMMIKSV
- the LOC128428692 gene encoding fibrinogen C domain-containing protein 1-like isoform X1 — encoded protein: MKSLLPFVGLILVLLSSQTDAKQTKKQGTTVSSQGTDCTQIKALSPHASSGVYVIRPHGVKTPFKVYCEMRSDGGWMVFQRRSGGEVSFDRKWAAYKNGFGNLTHDHWLGLKQVFTVTKDKSWTMRVDLSDHKGVAAFAEYKNFRLGNGKKGFKLHVGEYTGDAGDAIRGADGGVDQNGYGFSTFDRDNDGCSPCIFGDIAQNKCTMSEGGGWWYSRCGSASLNGHWHPVGDHIGYGSGLHWRAWKSHRMYSVKTSRMMIKSV